CCGAAGTCAAGCTGGGGTTCGTGGCGGCCATTGTGATGGTGTTTTTGCTGCGGGTGGTGGGAGAAAAGCACGCACGTGAGCTGCTCCTGACCGGCAAGCTGGTGTCGGCGCCCGAGGCGTGGCGTATGGGATTGGTGAGCGAGGTGGTGGCCGACGGCGAAGCGCTGACGCGCGCCTTATCGCTTGCCGCCGAGATCAGCCGCAATTCCCCCACGGCGCTGGCAACCACCAAGGAGATGCTCTCGCTCGTTCCGGGCATGGGCCTCGCCGAGGCGCTGCGTTACGCGGTGGGCGTGAATGCCTGGACACGGACCACGGATGATCTGCGAGAAGGAGTCAGTGCGTTTCTGGAAAAACGCGACGCCCACTGGAAGACTGAAGAGCGTTGAGCGCTCAGGTCAGCGTGGGGGTGAAGCCACCTTGTAGATCTGCTCAGCGCCCTCCGTGGTGACGCTGATCTTGCCTTGCGCACACAGCGCTTGACAGACCTGCTGAGCCTGGGCGAGGGACAGCCCGACCGCCAGGGCGATGCCTTGCACATTCTCTTTGCGGCCGAGCAGGTGTCCGAGTACCTGAAATTCATAGCGGCGTAAGGTGGCGTCAGGGGCGCCCTGACCAGCAGAAATGGTGGAGTCGGGTGAATGGGGTTGTGCGGTCATGGCTGAACCACCTTTCGCGGGGTCGACGGCAAGAAAAATGCAGCTCATCTGAACGCCACGCCGCAACAAAGCGTGACTCAGGGGAGAGCGCTCTGGTTGTGGGCCAGAAACAGCAGACTGTGACGTGAGTGTGGGTACCACGCTCTTGCGCGCGGCTGTATATAAAAAATCACATTCGGTCTCACGAGTTTCTTACAAACGGTATTGGTGCCGTTCGGTGTGCGTGCAGTACGAGCTTTTTTTGGTGCGCCGCCTCATGAGACAACAGCAGCGGCCCACACAGAGTGGGCCGCTGCTGTTGTCAGGCTGCGTTTTACGCTTCGCCGACCGGATCCCCTTGCGGAGGAGGGCTGATCAGGGTCGGATTGCGCCCTTCGCGGATGGCCGCCAGCACACGGTCACGAATCTCCTGCTCCATCTCGGGGCGTTCGCCGATGTACTGGGTGGCTTTTTCCTTGCCCTGACCGATGCGCTCGTCGCCGTAACTGTAAAAGCTGCCCGACTTCTTGATGATTTCGAGGTCGCTCGCCAGCGTCACGAGGTCGCTGAGCTGATCGAAGCCCTTGCCGAAGATCAGGGCCAGTTCGACTTCCTGAAAGGGTGGGGCGACCTTGTTCTTGACGACCTTGATCTTGACGGTGTTGCCGACCGCGTCATTGCCGCTTTTCATGGGCTGACCGATCTTGCGCACGTCGAGGCGCACCGAGGCGTAGAACTTGAGGGCCCGGCCTCCCGTGGTGGTTTCCGGGTTGCCGTACATCACGCCGATCTTTTCACGCACCTGATTGATGAAAATGGCAGCAGTCCCGGTTTTGCTGAGTACCGCCGTCAGTTTACGCAGCGCCTGACTCATCAGGCGGGCCTGCAGACCGGGCAGGCTGTCGCCCATCTCACCTTCGATTTCGGCGCGGGGTGTCAGGGCCGCGACCGAGTCCACCACCACCACGTCAATCGCGCCGCTGCGTACCAGCAGTTCCATGATTTCCAGCGCCTGCTCGCCGTTGTCCGGCTGGCTCACCAGCAGCTCTTCGGTGTTGACGCCCAGCGCGCGGGCGTACACCGGGTCGAGGGCGTGTTCGGCGTCAATGAAGGCGGCCGTGCCGCCCGCCTTCTGGGCCTGGGCAGCAATCGAGAGCGCCAGGGTGGTCTTGCCACCCGATTCGGGGCCATAGACTTCGGTGATGCGGCCACGCGGAATGCCGCCCACGCCCAGGGCGACGTCGAGGGACAGGCTGCCCGTCGAGATGGTCTGCACGTCGAGCTTGGTTTCGGCACCGAGTTTCATGATCGAGCCTTTGCCGAACTGCTTTTCGATCTGGCTCATGGCCGTTTCGATGGCCTTTGAACGTTCCTTATCCATAAGTGCCTCCGGGGCGGGTGGGGTGAGTGAAAGGACGGTTGCGGCAGCTTCAGTGGGCGTCGGGGAGTTCGCGCTCGGTGACTTTTGGTGAGCCGGTGAGCTTGAACGTCCGGACGGCTTCATAGATCGGCCCAGCCTTGGTCAGCGTGCTGTGGACCAGCGAGAAGTCCGCCACGTCCCAGGCGAGATCGTCCCATTGCCTGGGCGCTACGCGCGGCGCGGGGCCTTTCTTGCGGGCCAGGGTGATGTGCGCTTTGAAGGGCTTGTCGTCAAAGGGAACCTTCAGGCGCGAGCGCACCTGCTGCGCGAGGTCGTCGAGTTGGGGAGCTTCGACTTTCACGAACCAGACCCGTGGACTGCCTTCGTTCGGAAAGTAGCCGCTTCCCCGCACCCGCAGGGAAAAGGCACTCACCTCACGTGCGGCTTCGCGCCCGACCTCGCGCAGGTGGTCCAGGGCTTCCTGGGGCACGTCGGGCAGGTAGGCCAGGGTGATGTGGAACTGGTCCGGACGCACGGCGCGCCAGCTCCCCCGCAGTTCCTGCTGAACGGGTGCGAGCTCGCCGGCGACGCGGTCCGGCACTTTCACGGCGTAAAAGAGCCTCACGCGTTCACCTTCTCGGGCTGGCGCTCGACTTCGCGCAGCTGCTGCAACATCAGCATCAGGACCGAGGATGCGGCGCGTTCGGCCACCAGGGAGCGCTCGGCAGGCCAGTCGAGGCACAGGCTGCGTTCACCCAGGGGACCGCTGAGCGCCACCACGCTGGAGTCACCTACCATGCTCGCCACGCCCCAGTCGGCATGAAATTGCGTTCTGGCCTGCCGGGCCAGCTGCAGGGCGGTTTGCTCATCAAACGGTCCGGATGTTTCGCTGCCGACGACCGTGCCACCCGAAAAGCCTTGCAAAGCCAGCTGGTGCGTCAGGGCGGCGCTGCCAAGCTCGGTGCTGGCAACGCTTTCGCCCCGGGCCTTGAGGCGGCGTGCCACGTTGGCTGCCAGCATTTCTCCGTCGCGGCCATAAATGGATTCACTCAGCGCCGACTGCACCTGCTCCAGGGTAGGCGCGGCGAGCTGCTCGGCAATGGCAAGGGTCTGCGCGCTTGCAGCCACCCGGACGTCCACGCCGTGCCGACGGGCATACGTGGCCACTGAAGGATTGGCCAGCGTGGTCAGCTGGCCCAGCAATTCGGCAATGTGGCTCTCGCCGAGACCCCAGGTGTGCAGGGTGGTGGACCACAAGGCTCTGGCCGGCCATTCCAGCCGTGGCACCACCTGTTCACGCCACATCGGTTGCATTTCGCGCGGCGGACCCGGCAGGGCCACGATGATCTTGCCGCCCTGCCGCACGAACCAGCCGGGTGCGGTGCCCACCGGATTGGGCAGCACCTGGGCGCTGGGAATCAGCCAGGCCTGCTTGCGGTTGGCATCTGGAAAGCTGCGCCCGCGGTTTTCGAACAGGCCGCGGACGTGCCGCAGCTGCTCGTCGTCGATGGTGGGGGTTTCTCCTGCGACCTCGGCGATGGCTTCACGCGTCAGGTCATCGTCGGTGGGGCC
The Deinococcus peraridilitoris DSM 19664 genome window above contains:
- the recA gene encoding recombinase RecA; protein product: MDKERSKAIETAMSQIEKQFGKGSIMKLGAETKLDVQTISTGSLSLDVALGVGGIPRGRITEVYGPESGGKTTLALSIAAQAQKAGGTAAFIDAEHALDPVYARALGVNTEELLVSQPDNGEQALEIMELLVRSGAIDVVVVDSVAALTPRAEIEGEMGDSLPGLQARLMSQALRKLTAVLSKTGTAAIFINQVREKIGVMYGNPETTTGGRALKFYASVRLDVRKIGQPMKSGNDAVGNTVKIKVVKNKVAPPFQEVELALIFGKGFDQLSDLVTLASDLEIIKKSGSFYSYGDERIGQGKEKATQYIGERPEMEQEIRDRVLAAIREGRNPTLISPPPQGDPVGEA
- the thpR gene encoding RNA 2',3'-cyclic phosphodiesterase — its product is MRLFYAVKVPDRVAGELAPVQQELRGSWRAVRPDQFHITLAYLPDVPQEALDHLREVGREAAREVSAFSLRVRGSGYFPNEGSPRVWFVKVEAPQLDDLAQQVRSRLKVPFDDKPFKAHITLARKKGPAPRVAPRQWDDLAWDVADFSLVHSTLTKAGPIYEAVRTFKLTGSPKVTERELPDAH
- a CDS encoding CinA family nicotinamide mononucleotide deamidase-related protein gives rise to the protein MSVGTELLLGEITDTNAAFLASELKSRGVTLYHKNVVGDNLGRIVDTLRLALSRADLVIVGGGLGPTDDDLTREAIAEVAGETPTIDDEQLRHVRGLFENRGRSFPDANRKQAWLIPSAQVLPNPVGTAPGWFVRQGGKIIVALPGPPREMQPMWREQVVPRLEWPARALWSTTLHTWGLGESHIAELLGQLTTLANPSVATYARRHGVDVRVAASAQTLAIAEQLAAPTLEQVQSALSESIYGRDGEMLAANVARRLKARGESVASTELGSAALTHQLALQGFSGGTVVGSETSGPFDEQTALQLARQARTQFHADWGVASMVGDSSVVALSGPLGERSLCLDWPAERSLVAERAASSVLMLMLQQLREVERQPEKVNA